Proteins encoded together in one Bombus vancouverensis nearcticus chromosome 14, iyBomVanc1_principal, whole genome shotgun sequence window:
- the corn gene encoding microtubule-binding protein cornetto isoform X5, which translates to MTTTERIASYSLAPRIFSFFKNGNREMSVSPTNEQPSLEMEKTPLEDNSLKVSPVLNVARQDSGVPEDLASPLVEADKPLHEDDMDSTINSDCNITVIHVTESSEATKSDSTLNNERKDYTGEGKDSKDGSDSGVEGCATEVPRVRSRNSIDYASSCGGLDEASCDSSLVSCCSVYEDPCATLPDDVRLTNGGEGTSEGGSESSSIAGSVSARANRTNAKRTIAVSNTSKKKTTTTETQKNARVKPTPLSTNYSATPARSKPRTATPRGILCKTQPTTRDRARSREKSAARENSNDNTTNNSRVTTTFRSGLNSMPPRTRTRPIPDSLPSVLTTEINKDLAQRGRGGQSGSCRSRGGSSTRGARTPSSTPSEEFRKPLSTPRVPYTGRAEATKASRPDKMTTSMDNKALDTYATLPRRNRNKISIAKVSEKTDRTIRSRSGSRDASLSRQQMEKKTTAKDSSGHKSLPPYPRHKTVEKTRIYHEISVQTGLTGHDIENALSGVPSAVTGPEVVERLHEQCQTEGTWEDMHAMQTDLKRLNEETSQQKEENEKLKSEIVEVKRLLEEEQADHAFARQELDRNAQRVLAMLGTPQSEHAEGSDSFLELECHLQSSGQVVANQQLEIADLQSLCRMLSRDLEKSLAAQKALLQQQQELEAESAEMQDFLQEEKATLADALKEAETELAKKEELLTKRELELERQTEECKHLVRISEQRRQENLSMSMKLNAVERRSRELLLTQGAAVSGAAVALSGLGTRLEGLVDQLITSYSISVKDLEDVIYHNEAYSRSNSSIESSPVSSKHSLKECTPSPKSGSFVSAVIGAIRNAATHPFATKNTDKKSTLESAKQMYKELSMESSSDLLDFETEPCLMMESVLEDVPLPDTYSHNMVSSSDSLRRALSFPETVDESNLKKTRTNEECSSLTNLTQAILHRRKVENEEDDDCDSISESDTGTNEGPLASDYCPAVGLVDQVIDVDNLVTKLLKVLRIIQLDNDTCIQELKEEKSELETKLEVTVTELEELRKIVDSLHQSDEILSNTSDRRRSVMENCRLLIKEMSNGIIPL; encoded by the exons AATGGCAACCGCGAAATGAGCGTGTCACCGACGAACGAGCAACCGAGCCTCGAGATGGAGAAGACGCCGCTCGAGGACAACAGTCTGAAAGTTTCGCCGGTGCTGAATGTGGCGAGACAAGACTCTGGAGTCCCGGAGGACCTCGCCTCGCCATTGGTCGAAGCTGATAAGCCTTTGCACGAGGATGACATGGACTCGACGATAAACAGTGACTGCAACATCACCGTGATCCACGTGACCGAATCTTCCGAGGCAACTAAGTCAGATTCGACTCTGAACAACGAGAGGAAGGATTATACGGGCGAAGGGAAGGACAGCAAAGACGGAAGCGACAGTGGAGTGGAGGGATGCGCCACCGAGGTGCCAAGG GTACGAAGTCGAAACAGCATAGATTATGCGAGCAGCTGCGGCGGCCTCGACGAGGCGTCCTGCGATTCCAGTCTAGTCAGCTGTTGCTCCGTCTACGAGGACCCATGCGCAACTTTACCCGACGACGTGAGGTTGACCAACGGCGGGGAAGGTACCAGCGAAGGTGGCAGCGAAAGTTCCTCCATAGCAGGCAGCGTTTCCGCCAGGGCAAATCGAACGAACGCCAAGAGGACCATAGCCGTGTCCAACACTAGTAAAAAGAAAACCACCACGACCGAGACTCAAAAGAACGCTAGGGTAAAGCCAACGCCATTAAGCACCAATTATTCGGCGACTCCAGCACGTTCCAAGCCGCGTACCGCGACTCCGAGGGGCATCCTGTGCAAAACACAGCCAACGACGAGGGACAGGGCGCGATCCCGGGAGAAATCTGCTGCCAGAGAGAATAGTAACGATAATACGACAAATAACAGTCGAGTGACGACGACATTCCGTTCAGGATTAAATTCAATGCCGCCACGAACGAGGACGAGGCCGATTCCCGATTCACTGCCATCCGTACTCACTACGGAAATCAACAAGGACCTGGCGCAGCGTGGCCGAGGTGGTCAGAGCGGTAGCTGCAGATCTAGAGGTGGGTCCAGCACACGTGGTGCACGCACGCCGAGTTCAACGCCGTCCGAAGAGTTTCGAAAACCTCTGTCCACCCCTAGGGTACCTTACACAGGTCGTGCCGAAGCTACGAAAGCTTCTAGACCGGATAAGATGACCACGAGTATGGATAACAAGGCGCTGGATACGTACGCCACGTTACCTAGAAGGAACAGGAATAAAATAAGTATCGCTAAAGTCAGTGAAAAGACGGACAGGACTATCAGAAGTAGATCTGGAAGTAGAGACGCGAGCCTGAGTAGACAACAGATGGAAAAGAAGACCACAGCCAAAGATTCTTCGGGGCACAAGAGTCTGCCGCCATATCCTAGGCATAAGACCGTGGAGAAGACGCGTATTTACCACGAGATCAGCGTGCAAACTGGTCTGACCGGTCACGATATTGAGAACGCTTTGTCCGGGGTGCCGAGCGCTGTCACTGGCCCGGAAGTGGTGGAGAGACTGCACGAACAATGTCAAACGGAGGGCACGTGGGAGGACATGCACGCGATGCAGACCGACTTGAAAAGGTTAAACGAAGAAACGTCGCAGCAAAAAGAGGAGAACGAGAAGCTAAAGTCTGAGATCGTGGAAGTGAAGCGTCTTCTCGAAGAAGAGCAAGCGGATCACGCGTTTGCGCGACAAGAGTTGGATAGAAACGCGCAACGGGTACTGGCGATGCTTGGCACGCCGCAATCAGAACATGCAG AAGGCAGCGATAGCTTCCTAGAGCTGGAGTGTCATTTGCAATCTTCTGGTCAAGTAGTTGCTAATCAACAGTTGGAGATAGCAGATTTGCAGTCTCTGTGCCGTATGTTAAGTAGG GATTTGGAGAAAAGCTTGGCTGCCCAGAAGGCATTGTTACAACAGCAACAGGAGCTGGAAGCTGAGTCGGCAGAGATGCAAGATTTCCTCCAAGAAGAGAAAGCTACTTTGGCGGACGCTTTAAAAGAGGCGGAAACAGAG CTTGCGAAAAAGGAGGAACTGTTAACGAAACGCGAGTTGGAATTAGAGAGGCAAACGGAGGAATGCAAACATTTAGTGCGAATCAGCGAACAACGAAG ACAAGAAAATTTATCTATGAGCATGAAATTAAATGCAGTCGAACGACGAAGCAGGGAACTCTTACTTACACAAGGCGCCGCCGTTTCCGGAGCTGCGGTTGCGCTTTCCGGTCTTGGAACTAGGCTAGAGGGATTAGTAGACCAGCTGATAACATCCTATAGTATCTCAGTGAAGGACCTTGAA GATGTGATATATCACAATGAAGCATACAGTAGAAGCAATAGTAGCATTGAATCGAGTCCTGTTAGCTCTAAACATAGCCTGAAAGAGTGTACACCTAGTCCAAAAAGCGGTTCCTTCGTTTCCGCGGTAATTGGAGCAATCCGAAACGCGGCGACGCATCCTTTTGCAACGAAAAACACCGATAAAAAATCTACCTTAGAATCAGCCAAACAAATGTACAAAG AATTGAGCATGGAATCATCGTCCGACTTGCTCGATTTCGAAACCGAGCCATGCCTGATGATGGAAAGCGTGTTAGAGGATGTTCCCCTGCCCGATACATACTCGCATAACATGGTATCGAGTAGCGACTCGCTTCGCAGAGCTCTGAGTTTTCCGGAAACTGTGGACGAGAGTAATCTGAAAAAGACGCGCACCAACGAGGAGTGTTCGAGTCTTACGAATCTCACGCAAGCTATTTTACATCGTCGTAAG GTTGAAAACGAGGAAGACGATGATTGTGACTCTATCAGCGAGTCAGACACCGGCACCAATGAAGGCCCATTGGCTTCGGATTATTGTCCCGCTGTTGGTCTTGTTGATCAAGTAATCGATGTAGATAACCTCGTCACGaaattattaaaagtattaCGAATAATACAGCTCGATAACGACACGTGCATTCAAGAGCTGAAAGAAGAGAA ATCCGAGTTAGAAACGAAATTGGAGGTAACTGTAACGGAATTAGAGGAATTGCGTAAAATCGTGGACAGCCTGCATCAATCGGACGAAATTCTCAGCAACACCTCTGACAGAAGACGTAGCGTGATGGAGAACTGTCGTCTACTGATCAAAGAG ATGTCAAATGGAATAATTCCTCTATAG
- the corn gene encoding microtubule-binding protein cornetto isoform X1 yields the protein MTTTERIASYSLAPRIFSFFKNGNREMSVSPTNEQPSLEMEKTPLEDNSLKVSPVLNVARQDSGVPEDLASPLVEADKPLHEDDMDSTINSDCNITVIHVTESSEATKSDSTLNNERKDYTGEGKDSKDGSDSGVEGCATEVPRVRSRNSIDYASSCGGLDEASCDSSLVSCCSVYEDPCATLPDDVRLTNGGEGTSEGGSESSSIAGSVSARANRTNAKRTIAVSNTSKKKTTTTETQKNARVKPTPLSTNYSATPARSKPRTATPRGILCKTQPTTRDRARSREKSAARENSNDNTTNNSRVTTTFRSGLNSMPPRTRTRPIPDSLPSVLTTEINKDLAQRGRGGQSGSCRSRGGSSTRGARTPSSTPSEEFRKPLSTPRVPYTGRAEATKASRPDKMTTSMDNKALDTYATLPRRNRNKISIAKVSEKTDRTIRSRSGSRDASLSRQQMEKKTTAKDSSGHKSLPPYPRHKTVEKTRIYHEISVQTGLTGHDIENALSGVPSAVTGPEVVERLHEQCQTEGTWEDMHAMQTDLKRLNEETSQQKEENEKLKSEIVEVKRLLEEEQADHAFARQELDRNAQRVLAMLGTPQSEHAEGSDSFLELECHLQSSGQVVANQQLEIADLQSLCRMLSRDLEKSLAAQKALLQQQQELEAESAEMQDFLQEEKATLADALKEAETELAKKEELLTKRELELERQTEECKHLVRISEQRRQENLSMSMKLNAVERRSRELLLTQGAAVSGAAVALSGLGTRLEGLVDQLITSYSISVKDLEDVIYHNEAYSRSNSSIESSPVSSKHSLKECTPSPKSGSFVSAVIGAIRNAATHPFATKNTDKKSTLESAKQMYKELSMESSSDLLDFETEPCLMMESVLEDVPLPDTYSHNMVSSSDSLRRALSFPETVDESNLKKTRTNEECSSLTNLTQAILHRRKVENEEDDDCDSISESDTGTNEGPLASDYCPAVGLVDQVIDVDNLVTKLLKVLRIIQLDNDTCIQELKEEKSELETKLEVTVTELEELRKIVDSLHQSDEILSNTSDRRRSVMENCRLLIKEAGKEELKFDEPAVANNSGGATNCEDLNANAAAQPSS from the exons AATGGCAACCGCGAAATGAGCGTGTCACCGACGAACGAGCAACCGAGCCTCGAGATGGAGAAGACGCCGCTCGAGGACAACAGTCTGAAAGTTTCGCCGGTGCTGAATGTGGCGAGACAAGACTCTGGAGTCCCGGAGGACCTCGCCTCGCCATTGGTCGAAGCTGATAAGCCTTTGCACGAGGATGACATGGACTCGACGATAAACAGTGACTGCAACATCACCGTGATCCACGTGACCGAATCTTCCGAGGCAACTAAGTCAGATTCGACTCTGAACAACGAGAGGAAGGATTATACGGGCGAAGGGAAGGACAGCAAAGACGGAAGCGACAGTGGAGTGGAGGGATGCGCCACCGAGGTGCCAAGG GTACGAAGTCGAAACAGCATAGATTATGCGAGCAGCTGCGGCGGCCTCGACGAGGCGTCCTGCGATTCCAGTCTAGTCAGCTGTTGCTCCGTCTACGAGGACCCATGCGCAACTTTACCCGACGACGTGAGGTTGACCAACGGCGGGGAAGGTACCAGCGAAGGTGGCAGCGAAAGTTCCTCCATAGCAGGCAGCGTTTCCGCCAGGGCAAATCGAACGAACGCCAAGAGGACCATAGCCGTGTCCAACACTAGTAAAAAGAAAACCACCACGACCGAGACTCAAAAGAACGCTAGGGTAAAGCCAACGCCATTAAGCACCAATTATTCGGCGACTCCAGCACGTTCCAAGCCGCGTACCGCGACTCCGAGGGGCATCCTGTGCAAAACACAGCCAACGACGAGGGACAGGGCGCGATCCCGGGAGAAATCTGCTGCCAGAGAGAATAGTAACGATAATACGACAAATAACAGTCGAGTGACGACGACATTCCGTTCAGGATTAAATTCAATGCCGCCACGAACGAGGACGAGGCCGATTCCCGATTCACTGCCATCCGTACTCACTACGGAAATCAACAAGGACCTGGCGCAGCGTGGCCGAGGTGGTCAGAGCGGTAGCTGCAGATCTAGAGGTGGGTCCAGCACACGTGGTGCACGCACGCCGAGTTCAACGCCGTCCGAAGAGTTTCGAAAACCTCTGTCCACCCCTAGGGTACCTTACACAGGTCGTGCCGAAGCTACGAAAGCTTCTAGACCGGATAAGATGACCACGAGTATGGATAACAAGGCGCTGGATACGTACGCCACGTTACCTAGAAGGAACAGGAATAAAATAAGTATCGCTAAAGTCAGTGAAAAGACGGACAGGACTATCAGAAGTAGATCTGGAAGTAGAGACGCGAGCCTGAGTAGACAACAGATGGAAAAGAAGACCACAGCCAAAGATTCTTCGGGGCACAAGAGTCTGCCGCCATATCCTAGGCATAAGACCGTGGAGAAGACGCGTATTTACCACGAGATCAGCGTGCAAACTGGTCTGACCGGTCACGATATTGAGAACGCTTTGTCCGGGGTGCCGAGCGCTGTCACTGGCCCGGAAGTGGTGGAGAGACTGCACGAACAATGTCAAACGGAGGGCACGTGGGAGGACATGCACGCGATGCAGACCGACTTGAAAAGGTTAAACGAAGAAACGTCGCAGCAAAAAGAGGAGAACGAGAAGCTAAAGTCTGAGATCGTGGAAGTGAAGCGTCTTCTCGAAGAAGAGCAAGCGGATCACGCGTTTGCGCGACAAGAGTTGGATAGAAACGCGCAACGGGTACTGGCGATGCTTGGCACGCCGCAATCAGAACATGCAG AAGGCAGCGATAGCTTCCTAGAGCTGGAGTGTCATTTGCAATCTTCTGGTCAAGTAGTTGCTAATCAACAGTTGGAGATAGCAGATTTGCAGTCTCTGTGCCGTATGTTAAGTAGG GATTTGGAGAAAAGCTTGGCTGCCCAGAAGGCATTGTTACAACAGCAACAGGAGCTGGAAGCTGAGTCGGCAGAGATGCAAGATTTCCTCCAAGAAGAGAAAGCTACTTTGGCGGACGCTTTAAAAGAGGCGGAAACAGAG CTTGCGAAAAAGGAGGAACTGTTAACGAAACGCGAGTTGGAATTAGAGAGGCAAACGGAGGAATGCAAACATTTAGTGCGAATCAGCGAACAACGAAG ACAAGAAAATTTATCTATGAGCATGAAATTAAATGCAGTCGAACGACGAAGCAGGGAACTCTTACTTACACAAGGCGCCGCCGTTTCCGGAGCTGCGGTTGCGCTTTCCGGTCTTGGAACTAGGCTAGAGGGATTAGTAGACCAGCTGATAACATCCTATAGTATCTCAGTGAAGGACCTTGAA GATGTGATATATCACAATGAAGCATACAGTAGAAGCAATAGTAGCATTGAATCGAGTCCTGTTAGCTCTAAACATAGCCTGAAAGAGTGTACACCTAGTCCAAAAAGCGGTTCCTTCGTTTCCGCGGTAATTGGAGCAATCCGAAACGCGGCGACGCATCCTTTTGCAACGAAAAACACCGATAAAAAATCTACCTTAGAATCAGCCAAACAAATGTACAAAG AATTGAGCATGGAATCATCGTCCGACTTGCTCGATTTCGAAACCGAGCCATGCCTGATGATGGAAAGCGTGTTAGAGGATGTTCCCCTGCCCGATACATACTCGCATAACATGGTATCGAGTAGCGACTCGCTTCGCAGAGCTCTGAGTTTTCCGGAAACTGTGGACGAGAGTAATCTGAAAAAGACGCGCACCAACGAGGAGTGTTCGAGTCTTACGAATCTCACGCAAGCTATTTTACATCGTCGTAAG GTTGAAAACGAGGAAGACGATGATTGTGACTCTATCAGCGAGTCAGACACCGGCACCAATGAAGGCCCATTGGCTTCGGATTATTGTCCCGCTGTTGGTCTTGTTGATCAAGTAATCGATGTAGATAACCTCGTCACGaaattattaaaagtattaCGAATAATACAGCTCGATAACGACACGTGCATTCAAGAGCTGAAAGAAGAGAA ATCCGAGTTAGAAACGAAATTGGAGGTAACTGTAACGGAATTAGAGGAATTGCGTAAAATCGTGGACAGCCTGCATCAATCGGACGAAATTCTCAGCAACACCTCTGACAGAAGACGTAGCGTGATGGAGAACTGTCGTCTACTGATCAAAGAG GCGGGTAAGGAGgaattaaaatttgacgagcccGCAGTTGCTAATAATAGTGGAGGAGCTACGAACTGCGAAGATCTCAACGCGAACGCAGCGGCTCAACCATCTTCCTAA
- the corn gene encoding microtubule-binding protein cornetto isoform X6 produces the protein MTTTERIASYSLAPRIFSFFKNGNREMSVSPTNEQPSLEMEKTPLEDNSLKVSPVLNVARQDSGVPEDLASPLVEADKPLHEDDMDSTINSDCNITVIHVTESSEATKSDSTLNNERKDYTGEGKDSKDGSDSGVEGCATEVPRVRSRNSIDYASSCGGLDEASCDSSLVSCCSVYEDPCATLPDDVRLTNGGEGTSEGGSESSSIAGSVSARANRTNAKRTIAVSNTSKKKTTTTETQKNARVKPTPLSTNYSATPARSKPRTATPRGILCKTQPTTRDRARSREKSAARENSNDNTTNNSRVTTTFRSGLNSMPPRTRTRPIPDSLPSVLTTEINKDLAQRGRGGQSGSCRSRGGSSTRGARTPSSTPSEEFRKPLSTPRVPYTGRAEATKASRPDKMTTSMDNKALDTYATLPRRNRNKISIAKVSEKTDRTIRSRSGSRDASLSRQQMEKKTTAKDSSGHKSLPPYPRHKTVEKTRIYHEISVQTGLTGHDIENALSGVPSAVTGPEVVERLHEQCQTEGTWEDMHAMQTDLKRLNEETSQQKEENEKLKSEIVEVKRLLEEEQADHAFARQELDRNAQRVLAMLGTPQSEHAEGSDSFLELECHLQSSGQVVANQQLEIADLQSLCRMLSRDLEKSLAAQKALLQQQQELEAESAEMQDFLQEEKATLADALKEAETELAKKEELLTKRELELERQTEECKHLVRISEQRRQENLSMSMKLNAVERRSRELLLTQGAAVSGAAVALSGLGTRLEGLVDQLITSYSISVKDLEDVIYHNEAYSRSNSSIESSPVSSKHSLKECTPSPKSGSFVSAVIGAIRNAATHPFATKNTDKKSTLESAKQMYKELSMESSSDLLDFETEPCLMMESVLEDVPLPDTYSHNMVSSSDSLRRALSFPETVDESNLKKTRTNEECSSLTNLTQAILHRRKVENEEDDDCDSISESDTGTNEGPLASDYCPAVGLVDQVIDVDNLVTKLLKVLRIIQLDNDTCIQELKEENDLQIRVRNEIGGNCNGIRGIA, from the exons AATGGCAACCGCGAAATGAGCGTGTCACCGACGAACGAGCAACCGAGCCTCGAGATGGAGAAGACGCCGCTCGAGGACAACAGTCTGAAAGTTTCGCCGGTGCTGAATGTGGCGAGACAAGACTCTGGAGTCCCGGAGGACCTCGCCTCGCCATTGGTCGAAGCTGATAAGCCTTTGCACGAGGATGACATGGACTCGACGATAAACAGTGACTGCAACATCACCGTGATCCACGTGACCGAATCTTCCGAGGCAACTAAGTCAGATTCGACTCTGAACAACGAGAGGAAGGATTATACGGGCGAAGGGAAGGACAGCAAAGACGGAAGCGACAGTGGAGTGGAGGGATGCGCCACCGAGGTGCCAAGG GTACGAAGTCGAAACAGCATAGATTATGCGAGCAGCTGCGGCGGCCTCGACGAGGCGTCCTGCGATTCCAGTCTAGTCAGCTGTTGCTCCGTCTACGAGGACCCATGCGCAACTTTACCCGACGACGTGAGGTTGACCAACGGCGGGGAAGGTACCAGCGAAGGTGGCAGCGAAAGTTCCTCCATAGCAGGCAGCGTTTCCGCCAGGGCAAATCGAACGAACGCCAAGAGGACCATAGCCGTGTCCAACACTAGTAAAAAGAAAACCACCACGACCGAGACTCAAAAGAACGCTAGGGTAAAGCCAACGCCATTAAGCACCAATTATTCGGCGACTCCAGCACGTTCCAAGCCGCGTACCGCGACTCCGAGGGGCATCCTGTGCAAAACACAGCCAACGACGAGGGACAGGGCGCGATCCCGGGAGAAATCTGCTGCCAGAGAGAATAGTAACGATAATACGACAAATAACAGTCGAGTGACGACGACATTCCGTTCAGGATTAAATTCAATGCCGCCACGAACGAGGACGAGGCCGATTCCCGATTCACTGCCATCCGTACTCACTACGGAAATCAACAAGGACCTGGCGCAGCGTGGCCGAGGTGGTCAGAGCGGTAGCTGCAGATCTAGAGGTGGGTCCAGCACACGTGGTGCACGCACGCCGAGTTCAACGCCGTCCGAAGAGTTTCGAAAACCTCTGTCCACCCCTAGGGTACCTTACACAGGTCGTGCCGAAGCTACGAAAGCTTCTAGACCGGATAAGATGACCACGAGTATGGATAACAAGGCGCTGGATACGTACGCCACGTTACCTAGAAGGAACAGGAATAAAATAAGTATCGCTAAAGTCAGTGAAAAGACGGACAGGACTATCAGAAGTAGATCTGGAAGTAGAGACGCGAGCCTGAGTAGACAACAGATGGAAAAGAAGACCACAGCCAAAGATTCTTCGGGGCACAAGAGTCTGCCGCCATATCCTAGGCATAAGACCGTGGAGAAGACGCGTATTTACCACGAGATCAGCGTGCAAACTGGTCTGACCGGTCACGATATTGAGAACGCTTTGTCCGGGGTGCCGAGCGCTGTCACTGGCCCGGAAGTGGTGGAGAGACTGCACGAACAATGTCAAACGGAGGGCACGTGGGAGGACATGCACGCGATGCAGACCGACTTGAAAAGGTTAAACGAAGAAACGTCGCAGCAAAAAGAGGAGAACGAGAAGCTAAAGTCTGAGATCGTGGAAGTGAAGCGTCTTCTCGAAGAAGAGCAAGCGGATCACGCGTTTGCGCGACAAGAGTTGGATAGAAACGCGCAACGGGTACTGGCGATGCTTGGCACGCCGCAATCAGAACATGCAG AAGGCAGCGATAGCTTCCTAGAGCTGGAGTGTCATTTGCAATCTTCTGGTCAAGTAGTTGCTAATCAACAGTTGGAGATAGCAGATTTGCAGTCTCTGTGCCGTATGTTAAGTAGG GATTTGGAGAAAAGCTTGGCTGCCCAGAAGGCATTGTTACAACAGCAACAGGAGCTGGAAGCTGAGTCGGCAGAGATGCAAGATTTCCTCCAAGAAGAGAAAGCTACTTTGGCGGACGCTTTAAAAGAGGCGGAAACAGAG CTTGCGAAAAAGGAGGAACTGTTAACGAAACGCGAGTTGGAATTAGAGAGGCAAACGGAGGAATGCAAACATTTAGTGCGAATCAGCGAACAACGAAG ACAAGAAAATTTATCTATGAGCATGAAATTAAATGCAGTCGAACGACGAAGCAGGGAACTCTTACTTACACAAGGCGCCGCCGTTTCCGGAGCTGCGGTTGCGCTTTCCGGTCTTGGAACTAGGCTAGAGGGATTAGTAGACCAGCTGATAACATCCTATAGTATCTCAGTGAAGGACCTTGAA GATGTGATATATCACAATGAAGCATACAGTAGAAGCAATAGTAGCATTGAATCGAGTCCTGTTAGCTCTAAACATAGCCTGAAAGAGTGTACACCTAGTCCAAAAAGCGGTTCCTTCGTTTCCGCGGTAATTGGAGCAATCCGAAACGCGGCGACGCATCCTTTTGCAACGAAAAACACCGATAAAAAATCTACCTTAGAATCAGCCAAACAAATGTACAAAG AATTGAGCATGGAATCATCGTCCGACTTGCTCGATTTCGAAACCGAGCCATGCCTGATGATGGAAAGCGTGTTAGAGGATGTTCCCCTGCCCGATACATACTCGCATAACATGGTATCGAGTAGCGACTCGCTTCGCAGAGCTCTGAGTTTTCCGGAAACTGTGGACGAGAGTAATCTGAAAAAGACGCGCACCAACGAGGAGTGTTCGAGTCTTACGAATCTCACGCAAGCTATTTTACATCGTCGTAAG GTTGAAAACGAGGAAGACGATGATTGTGACTCTATCAGCGAGTCAGACACCGGCACCAATGAAGGCCCATTGGCTTCGGATTATTGTCCCGCTGTTGGTCTTGTTGATCAAGTAATCGATGTAGATAACCTCGTCACGaaattattaaaagtattaCGAATAATACAGCTCGATAACGACACGTGCATTCAAGAGCTGAAAGAAGAGAA TGATTTGCAGATCCGAGTTAGAAACGAAATTGGAGGTAACTGTAACGGAATTAGAGGAATTGCGTAA